A genomic window from Desulfatiglans sp. includes:
- a CDS encoding MBL fold metallo-hydrolase: MKKAIRIMTLFLFLLLPLYTFAQGGFEMDTIKTSQGNLEITFIGHGTLMFSFDGRIIHVDPWTEFTDYEDMPKADIILVTHDHYDHLDKKAIAALKKDGTQIILNEAGNKQLGEGTIMKNGDVKILSGLKIEAVPAYNIVHKRDANNPFHPKGVGNGYVITFGDKRVYVAGDTENTPEMKAIKGIDIAFLPMNLPYTMTPEMVADAAKVLKPAILYPYHYGETDTSKLIDLLKDEKGIEVRIRKMK; encoded by the coding sequence ATGAAAAAAGCTATTAGGATTATGACCCTTTTTCTGTTTCTTTTATTACCCTTATACACCTTTGCGCAGGGAGGATTTGAGATGGATACGATAAAGACATCACAGGGAAATCTGGAAATCACATTTATCGGTCATGGCACCCTTATGTTTTCGTTCGATGGCAGGATCATTCATGTGGACCCCTGGACCGAATTCACGGATTATGAGGATATGCCCAAGGCAGATATAATACTTGTTACCCATGACCACTATGATCACCTTGATAAAAAGGCGATAGCAGCCCTCAAAAAGGATGGGACACAGATCATTTTAAATGAGGCAGGTAATAAACAGCTTGGTGAAGGGACCATAATGAAAAATGGTGATGTTAAAATCCTGTCAGGTTTGAAGATAGAGGCGGTGCCGGCCTATAATATAGTGCATAAAAGGGATGCAAATAATCCATTTCACCCAAAGGGGGTAGGCAATGGTTACGTAATTACTTTTGGTGACAAAAGGGTATATGTGGCTGGTGACACTGAAAATACACCTGAAATGAAGGCGATAAAGGGCATTGATATTGCATTTCTGCCCATGAACCTGCCCTATACCATGACACCAGAAATGGTTGCGGATGCGGCAAAGGTATTGAAACCAGCTATCCTCTACCCATATCATTATGGAGAGACAGACACCTCAAAGCTCATTGATCTATTGAAGGATGAAAAAGGGATAGAGGTCAGGATAAGGAAGATGAAATAA
- a CDS encoding multidrug effflux MFS transporter — translation MSNENISINQNEINSGQLSVGVMMVFVSILTAFPMMATDMYMPALPSIKDQLNTTIELVNLTMSGFFFVISISGLFFGSLSDRFGRKPVIMVSLTLYVAASAACAISTTIYFLIISRLFQAIGCAGGMAVSTAIIKDFFPPEKKEKAFAIIGALTGFVPVTAPILGAWILKFTSWRGAFVVLAFLGVITLIFGLFYKETNTDLSKDSIPASLGKLFVVLFNPSFARLVLLFSFAPLGMMAFVGISSFIFQQTFGLSEQAYSYYFATNAAISVLVAIAYIRISQFIKPLTIITGSFALSIASGILTILFGGLHPMLFLGSIAVGSAAFALQRPPSMNLLIEQQDKNTGSASSLMFCFMGTLGSIGLVIISMDWSNRIVVLGVINMLLGIMSLFFWLYTKNRCKIPKNMR, via the coding sequence ATGAGTAATGAAAATATATCCATTAATCAGAATGAGATAAATTCAGGACAGTTGAGTGTTGGTGTCATGATGGTATTTGTATCGATACTCACTGCCTTTCCCATGATGGCCACAGATATGTATATGCCTGCCCTTCCCTCTATCAAAGATCAATTGAACACCACCATTGAGCTGGTTAACCTCACAATGTCAGGGTTCTTTTTTGTCATCAGTATCAGCGGGCTGTTTTTCGGTTCCCTGTCTGACAGGTTCGGCCGTAAACCCGTTATTATGGTATCTCTTACACTCTATGTAGCCGCAAGTGCTGCCTGTGCAATCAGTACAACAATATATTTTCTGATTATCTCAAGGCTCTTTCAGGCAATAGGCTGCGCAGGGGGCATGGCAGTTTCAACTGCAATCATTAAGGACTTTTTCCCGCCTGAAAAAAAGGAAAAGGCCTTTGCCATTATAGGGGCATTAACAGGGTTTGTGCCTGTAACAGCCCCTATACTTGGCGCATGGATACTGAAATTCACCTCATGGCGGGGGGCATTTGTAGTGCTCGCTTTTCTGGGGGTTATCACCCTGATTTTCGGCCTTTTCTACAAAGAGACCAATACTGATCTATCAAAAGACAGCATCCCGGCCTCGCTTGGGAAGCTGTTTGTTGTGCTTTTTAACCCATCCTTTGCAAGACTTGTTTTATTGTTCTCATTTGCCCCGCTGGGTATGATGGCATTTGTAGGCATATCATCCTTTATCTTTCAGCAGACATTCGGTTTAAGCGAGCAGGCATACAGCTACTATTTTGCAACCAATGCAGCAATAAGCGTTCTTGTTGCCATAGCATATATACGCATTTCTCAGTTCATAAAGCCGCTTACAATTATTACAGGGAGTTTTGCATTGAGTATTGCAAGCGGTATACTCACCATACTTTTTGGCGGGTTACACCCAATGCTGTTCCTTGGATCAATAGCTGTGGGCAGCGCTGCGTTTGCGCTTCAGAGACCTCCATCAATGAATCTTCTGATTGAACAGCAGGATAAAAATACCGGCTCTGCCTCATCCCTTATGTTCTGCTTCATGGGTACCCTGGGCAGTATCGGCCTTGTGATTATCTCCATGGACTGGAGCAACCGGATTGTAGTGCTTGGTGTTATCAATATGCTGCTTGGCATCATGAGTTTATTCTTCTGGTTATATACAAAAAATAGGTGTAAAATCCCTAAAAACATGAGGTAA